Sequence from the Numida meleagris isolate 19003 breed g44 Domestic line chromosome 2, NumMel1.0, whole genome shotgun sequence genome:
GTACTAGCACACAGCTTATTTTGTCATCTGACGACAGTTGTTTCCGTACCTTTGCAATAGACAATACAAACAATGCAGCTCTTCATTCATCTGCTCACAGCCTTAGCCTTCCTTTGATCCACATTAGCCTTCCTTCCTGTTCTCTGCCATTCTCTCCCTGAGGCTGTCCCACCAACTTTATTGCTTCAAAATCCTCTCTTCTGTAAAAGCAGGGCAAAACAGAGAAGTGCATCAGCATTTGAGCCATTACTACTGTCTGTTCCTCGACTTTGCAGCTTACCTTGGAGAAACACAAGCTGTCTGGAGACCTCCCAGAAGCATTTCCAACGCAGAGATAAGAGAGTTGGCTGCAGAGGCCTCCTGTGATGGGGCTGCCCTGACAAGCCGGTGCACAGAAATGTGCAGAACTGCAACCAGCtatcccctttcctttcctggagGCTTCTCCTGAGGAAAGCAGCCTGACAAAAGCCTCTGAAGAGGTCCAAAGAATGCAGTGTGATTAAGGACTCTAGAAGTAAGGCAGAATGCCCCCAAGTGCTGAGCTGTTTCAGGCTCTTGGAGAAGGCCTTGCTGTGTTATACAGCTGTGTTACGTGATATACTGAAGAACAAGACACAGCTGGAAGAGAACCTCTGCCTCTGAACTCTGCAGTCCTGGGAAGGCTTGGCCaggctgcacacagcatggTCAAAGCAAAGCCATTTGGCCAACACATTCATGCTGTGTGAATGACTAGTAGaatttgctagaaaaaaatatactagTAGAAAAAATTCCATGGGACAAGATGGTATGAGAGAGAATGACATAAAATACCCAAGCTCTTCCTTAATAAAGGCTTTTTCCAGATGAATTCTTCAGATTCCCAAAAGACACCTTCAAATGCCTGTATCTTACTGGGCACTGGCATTTCAACATTTATTACTGCAGTCATGCTACTATATTGCAGGCATGAGTTAATGCCTTCATCTTCTGGCTCCAGAAGAAAGAGACTGgcctaatttttatttataagcCGGGCAAGTGCAGAGAGAGGCACTCAGTTACAGGCAGAGCATGGGCTGCTCTACAAGGGCAGGTAGACCGGTTAATGCGTGGGCACCTTCGCACCTCAGCGTACTGAGTCACCCAGCAAGTACCACAGCCCATCTCCACAGCCTTTCATGTAACGCCTCAGAAAAGGGCTttgcaaatcatttttgttgcctCCCAGCAGAAAGCCCATGACCTGCACGTGATTCGCTGCAGGCTTCAGCTCAAGCATGGAGCGTACTGCGATTCAAACTGGGAGTTTCTGGCAAGAAATGCCTGTGAACAGGCGCACAATATAAAACAGGAAGAAGGATTTCAGTTTATCTGTGCTCCCTTGGGCTCGTTTGTTGCGAGGAAAAACCTGGCAGGCTTCCCACTGCTAAGTAAGGCTAGAAAGGCTCCTGTCACCTGGGGACTCACATGCTGACGTGTGAGTGAAGAGGGCAATAGTCAGGATTCATCATTTTTTAGCATGATCCTAATAAACTCTGTCATGCTACGAGTGTAAGACAGGAGCGCTGAACAGAAACAGGCCTAAGAACTAGTGACAGcttctttccaaaagcaaaaaaatgtcCCTTTGATGAGCTATTCCTTTATGCCAAAGCACAGAATGGATTTCCAGAGGTTTGTATCTGGTTGTGTGCAGTATTTACCAGCTCCTTAAATTTACTCTGCACTCGAATCCAGCTTCTTTGATATAGGAAGGTAatatttgcttctttaaaataCCATATCATCTTACAGCCCACGCAAAATGCTCGCCTGAGGAATTCCTGACAGGCACAATTCATCCAAAGCAATTTAAGGTGGTGGAGGGGTCATGGGATCAAGtcacatctgcattttctttcttctctaccTCCTCTCCAGTTAAGTTTTTGCTTCTGgattgtttgggatttttttttgcaataggGCAAACAAGTAAACGTTTGGGACTCAGGAGATATCTGTTATCTACAAGAGCAAGCGTATTTTGCCTCTCTCGATCTGTCTTTGGAAACCCATCATtttgtaggaaataaaaatagctgaatGTCTCACAACTTAAGCTTTAGAGAAACAACAGTAACTGTCATTTATATAGAAAACTTCCAGCTACCGCTCTTTCCTGAAGAGAAGAGAACGAGCAATGCCACTGCTTTTTCACAGCTGACAAAACAGATAGGGCTAAGTGATTGCCAAGCATGACTTACTGAGCAGCACAAGTTGTAATATAGCCCCGGACTTCTAATCCCCGCGCTTCAGCTTCTGGGTCAggctttttccatttgaatttttaGCTTTCCCGAGTTCCTGGAATTCATTCACCTGTTTCTAAGGAGCAGTCAGTGGATTTTCAGTCTCTACAAGTTAATACAGATGTATCGCATAATTTGAATAAGATTAGTGCCTTAATACTTTTGCCATTGGTAATGGAAAGAGAAGACAGTGAGTATGAACACAGCAGCTAAACTTTTATTGCCCTCTGTTTCTGAAGTTGATTCAAGATTAAGACGGTGGGACAGAAATAATCGTAGGAGTCTTTCTACACAAAAGAGCCAGCTATGTAAGGACAAGCAAAGTCATCTGAATGTCAGTGAAATAACCATTAAAGGGCTGAGAAGTGTTATCATTTATTAGAAGATCTAAAGTTGCGTGCACCGTAGTAATCTTCTAGGTAGGAGTTGTTAATTTggtataaaaatgtattaagcaCGGGGCAGAGCATAACTAAACAGGAGACAATACATGCTGTGAAAAGGAAACTGGATTTGGGATTTTACGGACTCTTGTTTCATGTTTATGCATAAAATGCTATACTCTATAATCTCGATAACACCTATGTATTTCTAGCTGCCCCAATGTTTTGCATCTCATGTCTAGCAGTGGTCCCCTGCGGCCTCGGAAAGAAGGTAAAACAAGGTTACACACTTGAATAACCTCCCACTCTTTCCAGCCTCACAGCAATCTTTCTGAGAAAGCCTAGCCCACTCAGCCTCTCGTCAATGCCACTCCTTAATTGGCCCGAGAGCCCTTCTTTAAACAAAGCACTCTTCTCCCACAGGGCCGAGCTCTTTCTGCTATTCTGGCAGAGCTAAATCCAGATGAGGATACACCACGTACCAACACAAGAGTACTACAAATTCAAACACATGTGAAAGCAGTGAGGTACTCCCAAGAGAAGTTACTGACGTTCTCCAGGTATAGATTTGCAGGTAGGACCATCTGCTCATATTTCTTTCACGGAGAAAACCTCCCATCTACATTTAAGCCTGTCAGGTTGCTGCTCTAAGAAAAAGCAGAGTGCTCCATTAACACTGATTGGTGACAAGCAGAGGATCAGTCAGAGATCTTGGGTACATTCTGCACTAACACACAGAACGCCAACTCAGTGAGGCAGTTAAGTACAGAACTTTGCTGCAGAGCTATAGGACTTCCATGAGTCTGACTGGAAAGGGCTTCCAGGTTCATAACGATCAATTCTTAAATATGAAGACAAAGCAGGAAGAATAATTAGGTGTTGTGCAACTTTAACCTCTCCTGTAGCGGTAACTCGGATCTCTTCACTCTCTACCTACATACTGCCAGGCAAGGAGGTGTCACACACAAAGTGCACCTTTAACTTTCACTCCCTTGGCCGTGACTCTGAGGCACGGTGGTTCTTCACGCTACACTCAGTTCATGCATGTAAGTACTCCGCCGTGGATGAGTGAGAACAAAGTAAACGCATATGCCCAGAGAAGGACTAAGCAGCGCTGACCGTGACACCAGAGGCATAGAATTCTGCTGATACATATACCAGACAAACGTGTCATTTAAAAGACgttgttctttctcctttatttaaCCACAACACAAATACAAGAGCAGTCAAGCCTAGTCCAGTGGAACTCACGAGATAAACCTGTTCAGATTAAGATTCTcatgaaatcaaacaaaatatacATGTACACGCACACACACTCACGCACACAAGAATGCAGCAGAGCCCTTGCAAAATGAGGAGTGGCACTGAGCTGCCCCTAAAAGTATAAcgcaaaaacaaaaaaaaatgcatcagttAGGATACATTTGTTAAGCAACGAAGTCGTGCACTGAACAGGTTCTCACTGTACCATTCCACTGGATATTTAAATACCAGTGTAATTTGTTTCAGGTGCAGATTTGAAGctcacagaaggaaagaatctgctttcAGTTACCCAAGAATACCAGTAACACAGCAATTGCTCCACTGTAACTCAGAGCAGAATCTGGCCCTGTGAATTGAACACGCTGGAAGGCTGCTGCAGGTAACAAAATTTCCTCCCCTTCACATCTCCAGTAGTGAAACTCCCCACCAATTGCAGTTTCTAATGCTGCTTTTGCACCCTCCCCATCCTAGAGTCTGCACTAGAGCGCATACTGCTCCTTTGGGTGGAAGAAATAACGAAGCGATTCTGTGATGCAAATAAACGCCCACTAGGGACTAGAATAAGACCTCCACATATAACAAAtcacagcagaagaaacagaaactggGCTCTTAAAGCTGGTCGAGCTGGTCCTTCTGATTTGTCAACGCTTTGTTCAGAAATATAAGACTCCAATATAGTTTACAAAAACAGTAACTCTTTATAGAACATCTCAGTGtcaaaatattaacaaaaacaCAGCTTGTTAAGGCTGAGAAGAGTGGTCTTGGAAAAATTAATAACTAAACTAGGCTGTCGCTAACAATAATAGGTGATATCTCTTCATAAAAAGGCAGTCCGATGTAGTCAGGAAAAACGGAACATCTGAAACGAGCTGTTACAAAATTGATTTCAATGTTCAGCACAGATCTAACACAAGCGTTAACATCCACTACTGTTAACTTTATTTTCAGACAACTTCAgcaactatttaaaaaaaaaaaaactgctaatacaaaaatgtagaaaacagcaacaaaacaaaacaaatctgaagagACAGTTTTTAGACAAACTTAGTTAAGGTGAAGCTGTACCTTTGTCCCAGTTATTAAGAACTTCACTTTTAAGAGTGGCATAACCCAGCTCAGCTAGGTTTGCAGGCTTCCCCACCCTTACTAAAGAGTTAGCTCTTAGAAGGCTCCAATCTCAGTCCCCCACGGTCTGTACGGTTTGCCGAGGTTTGCTGATTGTGTTGGTGCAGATGGGCTCAGCATATTGGGGGACAGTAGATGGAACGAGCCAAACGAAAAGGGGAACGCAGACAGCGACGCcatggaggagaggagaggaggagacaGTTTGGTAGTAGACGTGACCACGGGGAGCACTGGTCCGACGCTGCCATTTGGGGGCACTCTGAGTGAGGAAGTTTCAGCGTGTGAGGCGGCAATCCTGCCCTGGTGATGCGGTTCTGTGGAAGACGCTGTAGTACTGGTATTGCTGGGCCCGTTTTGAGGCAGCAGCAATGGGTGAGATATGTGAGGGTGATGTCCAAAGGCGTTGCCCCAAGGAATGTGTCCAATGCCAGCATGCGCACCGCTCGCTGCCTCCCGCTGAGAGGCGTAGTTATTGAGGTGAGACACAAGCCGGACCCGCAGCGGGTCAGAGGCATCCAGGCCCTCGATAATGCTCAGGTATCGAGCCACTTCAGCCAGGCACTCTCGAAACCCGAGACTCCGGTAGTCCATAGCCAAAGCATGAGCATCGAAATAACCTAcgagagagaaaaaaaaaaaaaaagaatgaagtctTAAGATGCTGTTTTCCAGGCACTGCCTGCACGTAGCCTTCCCACGCCACCCTCTCCTACGAGCATTTTCACTTCGATGTGGTTAGTATTCCCAACTGTAGACTAGCTGCCAAGCTcccttttattcctttttttgttgctgttgtcgGTTTTGGGGGCTAACAAGCTTCTTTTATATCTGCGCTGTGATGCTGCAGCTCCCAAGACTGCAGACCGAGACCTGTGACTACAGActgctgtttttaaactgaaattgcACACTACCACTGAGAGGAAAGTACTTTCGTTCTTTCCACGTCTCCCAGTGCAAGCAAAATTGCAGCACAGCAAAATCCATTACAAACACAAGTCCTAACTTAAGGGAGGCCACTTCACAAACTACTtaatttttcccctctaaacTGCATGCCACCCTTTTCACTAATTCTCCTCGCTACTCATTCCACCCTctgctttttccagttttctgctCCGAAAGTTTGAAATGTGAGAGGAGCGGGCACctgacaacaacaaaacctcggtcttctccaagctgccagcagctgacaAGCTGCTACCGCGCCGTGCGAGCCCTCTCTCCCCGGGCAAGCCAGAGCTAACGCCGCGCAGCACTCCGGCCGTAAACCCGAGCCCGGCGCTGGAGCCCCGCAGCGCTCGGGAACGCTCCCGCAGCGCCGAGCTTTACCTTTCCCTCCGGCCGTGTGCAGCATCTTCAGGTGATCCACGGTCATCTGCAGGATCTCGGCTTTCTCCAGCTTGGCCGAACCCTGAGAAGAGAGGAGCGGGAGCTGCGGGCAGAGCCCCGGCGCGGCGGGCAGAGCCGCGGGCGGAGCCGCCCGCCTACCTGCTTCTCGAAGGCGCTGGGCACCAGCCGGCGCAGCTCGGACAGGCTGTTGTTGATGCGGTCGCGGCGGCGCTTCTCGATGATCTGCGGGGCACAAAGCGGGGtgagggccgggccggggccgggggctcggcggggcgggcggcacTCACCCCTCGGCGCCGCTTCCTGGCCAGGATCTGCGAGGTGGCGGACGGCGACGCGGAGCCCGCGGCCGAGCTCAGGTTCCTGCGGGGAGCACGGGACAGCGGTCACCCCGGGCGCCCCCGCCGCCCCTCCCGCCGCTCGGCGCCCGCTCTCACCCGTTCTCGTCCGCGCTCTCCTTCTCCACCTCCACGGCCTCGTCCAGCTCCTCGCTGTCCGACGAGCTGTACTCGGGGTGCGCCCGCTTCATGGCGGCGGAGCGCGGGCGGCcgccgggcgggcggcgggcggcNNNNNNNNNNNNNNNNNNNNNNNNNNNNNNNNNNNNNNNNNNNNNNNNNNNNNNNNNNNNNNNNNNNNNNNNNNNNNNNNNNNNNNNNNNNNNNNNNNNNNNNNNNNNNNNNNNNNNNNNNNNNNNNNNNNNNNNNNNNNNNNNNNNNNNNNNNNNNNNNNNNNNNNNNNNNNNNNNNNNNNNNNNNNNNNNNNNNNNNNNNNNNNNNNNNNNNNNNNNNNNNNNNNNNNNNNNNNNNNNNNNNNNNNNNNNNNNNNNNNNNNNNNNNNNNNNNNNNNNNNNNNNNNNNNNNNNNNNNNNNNNNNNNNNNNNNNNNNNNNNNNNNNNNNNNNNNNNNNNNNNNNNNNNNNNNNNNNNNNNNNNNNNNNNNNNNNCTCGCCGCTCCCCCCACGGCCCCCCTCCTCACGGCTTCCCTCCTCACCGTCTCCCTCCCGGCCGCGCCCGGGGCTGTGTGGCTGTAAGAGCGCTCTCTTGTCAGCCCGGTCCTTTCCTTGTCCCCCTCATTTTGGAGGctgagagaagggaaagcaatGCTTAAAAGCGTCGCGCTTTGCTGTGCGGTTCCAGGTCAGGAAGGAAGGGCCGGCAGGAGAGGCGCTGCTCGCGGGGAGCGCAGGCAGCAGGGCGCCAGCCCGGCCGTATCCCTGGCACAAGCCTCCCGCCTCTTTGCTGAGGTACAAGTGAGAAAGGGACGGGTGAAATGAAGCCGGGCTCCCCGAAGTGGTTTCGTAATAACTGGATTTGCAATTTGCACGAAGCCTTTCAGCCGAGGCTCCCACTTGACACTGGTTGTGTGTAGTTTCCCAGCTGGAGGTACGGAGACGGGCAGGGCGCTGCAGCGAAGGAGCCGCGAGCCCGTGCCAAGCCCTGAGCGGCGGCTCTCAGCCTCTCACCAGCTGCTCGGGCGAAGCTGCACACGCTTTGCTGCACGTTGTGTGGCACTGCCCACGCCTCTGCGAAGCGCCACTGCTGGGAGgggggtgggagcagggagcagctcagggcGGCGAAGGAGCTGTGGATGAGGAGCAGAAGTCCTGCGAGCAGCTAACACAGAGTTGTTCCCATGCTGCATTTTCCATAAATCAGTCTGTTCTGTAGTGCTGTGTAATTAAACTTGTGTCAGAACTTGCAGTGCATGCACCTTCCCAGCCTTTATGTTTTGCTGTAAAACACCTCTGGCTGCACCACCTGCTTccacagaatcagaatcataaaggttggaaaagaccactgaggtcatccagtccaactgctgAGCCATCCCCtcgtgcccactaaccacgtccctcagtgccacatccacgtgtctcttgaacacctccggggacagtgactccaccacctccctgggcagcccgtttcAGTGCattactgctctttctgagaagaaattctaatatccaacctgaatctcccctggcacaacttgaggtcatcccctctcatcctatcaccgTCACCTGGGAGGAGGGGATGACCCCgacctcgccacaacctcctttcaggctgCTGTAGAGAGgaataaagtctcccctgagcttcctcctcctcagacCAAACAattcagttccctcagccactcttcatAAGGCTTGTGCTGCAGAATGCGTTCCTTGGCTCAGAACTGACACACTGCACAGGAGAATGTCTGGATGCCTCTGAACAAAGCGGGCAGTCTGCAGGCAGTCTGCCTCTCAGTGTCTAACAGGGGGCTatcagaaagaaggggacagactctttagcagggtctgcagtgatgggacaaggggagatggtttCAAACCAGATTGGATTGGACTTCAAACCAGACtggatttaaggaaaaagttttttacagtatgGCTGGTGAGGCGCTGGAAGAGGTTctgagagaggtggtggatacctcatccctgcagacattcaaggccaggctgagcacctgatctaggtgtgggtgcccctgttcattgcaggggagttggaccaggtgaccaTAAGGTCCTTTCCGACTgaaacgattctatgattccatgatttagCTGGGGGGGCTTCAGCATCACCATGTCCACGCGTGTAAAAATGTGTGTGCCCTGTGCGTAAAATCGCATGAGGAACTCAATAACATGCTATTGGAGGACAGCCTCCGTTGGTGTTGCCATATTGTGAAGGGGAGGTTGGCTGCCGgtaagcagcagctgcagacgCTGTCCTACCAAGGGGAAGAAGTCGCCGCAGCTGGGCTCTTTGTTAAGCCCCGTCCTCATTCCTCCGTATCACACAGTACACTCTGCACCAGGTATCACCCAGTAAAactttgtttgtctttttgctGACCTTTTTCTCCCAAATCTTCTATAGTTTACCAGAATAGTTCTCTTCTATTCCTACAGTGCCTTTACCACAAATGGAccaataaataataatacagaaCCTTGTTCTTGTTTCCTGCTGAACAAACCCCAGCAGACTACCAAGGAGAAACCTGTCCAGCCATTTCTGTGGGCAATTTTGCAACTTCAACGTTGCAAGAGTCCCGTTCAAAACATGCTTCGTGTTGTGCATTGATGATGGAGAGGCAGTCCCTGCCCCAGTGTTCACATTCTCAGACTGACTTTGAGTTCTCTTTGTCAGTAAGATGCAGCTTTGAGAACACCGTGTGTGCTGCTTGTTCTTGCTAGGAAGCATAGGATGGAAAACAACTCTCAGAACTTTGGTTCCATTCTGCAAAATGTTAAGCAACATATGCTCTTTAAAGGGGAAAATGTGGCTCTTTTGGCAAACAGTAACGGGCacttttctttagttttatGGAACTATATTTCACcgtgcaaaaataaaaatgaaggctGAGCATGCCCTGTAGCTGTTGGTAAATACAGCTGGGAATAAAGCAAATCAAAGTAGCAGCTGATTGCTTTTGAAGGTGCCAGCTATTACAAGCTTTGATTACCTTTGCACAGGCAGGTAAATGAAACTGCAAATTATACAGTGAGCACCAGCTCCTGGAAAAACATCCCTATTTTCTCTCAGATGATACCTTGCATTGATCTCACACCTTTCTGCAGTTGCATTGTGTCCTCCAGCCATCAGCCACCTGAGCAGATTTTGGCTTGGGGAAGCAGCCACAGCACCTCATCCCCATGCAGAGGATGTTCAGTGTGTGTGAATGCAGTGAGAAAGCGCTGGGGATTTTGAATTGCCACAAAGCAGTCGGGACTTGGGCTGTAGTTGTGCCTAGGAGATCCTGGCAAGGCAACTTGATTTGGCTGCTTTAGATAAGTTGAACACTAAGCCTGGTGGGTTTAGATGGGAAACTGTATTCCGAACAGGTCAAGTATTTGATCGTGGCTGCTTCAGTAGGCAAACTCTCTCCTCCGGGGAGGTCAAAATCAAACCATCATCGGTTGTCTCTTCCACTACATTATGGAACACCTGGATAAAAGTAAGCAACAGAAGTGCCCCCTTGGTTTTGCCAGAGCAAATTTAGGCAATGAAGATGCTTTTtgcaaaacttctgttttttaaatgatctaAATGTGTAGCCAGATCTGACCTGAGTTGTTTTGATCCAAACTGAGAGATCGTAAAGCAGTTAGCGCTGAGACTCGAGCATATTTTGAGGTAATGAAATAGCAGTGGCCTGCACTGGCACGAAGGGCATTTTCCTGTGGGATGCTTCATTTCAGTCTTGCTCACAGTGCTTTGACACTACAGCGTTTCCTCAGGTTTCAGGgcctggggatgctgcagagcGGCACATCTGTGCAGCACCAACGCCCTGTGCAGAGCCACTGTTCTCGGCATGACCTTCACTTCACCTGCTTTTAGGGAAGAAACATCATTCCAGGAGAAATAGTTTTATTCCACAGTAGCACTCATCTGAAAGATTTATTCCAGAAGATCTCAGTTATGTTGGAACGGGAGCTATCAGAGCAGCATTGCTAAATAGCTCTAGCAGTAATTTCCCGTGCACGCCCAGGCCCTTCTTTTGATTCGCGCTGATGGGGTTGCGACAAAACTGCCTTGTGCTTACTTGTTACAAAACAGAATCAGCAGCACACGGCTCTCGGCGCACCACGGTGCTGCGATGCTGACCTCCACGTGAGCACCTCCACAGCCACGCTAACAGGGGTGCTCCGCAGCCAGTGCAAGCACTCACACACTCCTCATGCTTAAACCACAGCGAATGTGTTTAATCCCACACAATAGTTCCGTTATAAATACGCCTTAAAGCTGCGGTCGGCGGGGGAAGCGGTGACCACTTCTCACATATATAATGTGTACCGAACATACTCAGCTTGGCACGGAGACAAGGAGCTGGAAGTGTCACGCTGGAGCCTCGCCCCTGACAGCATGAGACATGTGCTTGTAAGCTGTCTCGAGGAGGATATTTGATTgccctctttcttcttctgcctcTCTCCCAACAAAGCGGCCTGACCTCCCCCGTGACCCGGCAAGTGCTGAAATTCcccaaacacatttttctgttgtgccCCAGTGC
This genomic interval carries:
- the HEY1 gene encoding hairy/enhancer-of-split related with YRPW motif protein 1, translating into MKRAHPEYSSSDSEELDEAVEVEKESADENGNLSSAAGSASPSATSQILARKRRRGIIEKRRRDRINNSLSELRRLVPSAFEKQGSAKLEKAEILQMTVDHLKMLHTAGGKGYFDAHALAMDYRSLGFRECLAEVARYLSIIEGLDASDPLRVRLVSHLNNYASQREAASGAHAGIGHIPWGNAFGHHPHISHPLLLPQNGPSNTSTTASSTEPHHQGRIAASHAETSSLRVPPNGSVGPVLPVVTSTTKLSPPLLSSMASLSAFPFSFGSFHLLSPNMLSPSAPTQSANLGKPYRPWGTEIGAF